The Aeromicrobium tamlense nucleotide sequence CACCGGCGGACCGCTGCTGGTGGTCGCGGGCGCCGGATCGGGCAAGACCCGCGTGCTCACCCGCCGCATCGCGTGGCTCATCGCGGCTCGCGGCGCCCACCCCGGCTCCATCCTGGCCATCACGTTCACCAACAAGGCCGCCGCCGAGATGCGCGAGCGCGTCGCCGACCTCGTGGGCGGCCGCGCCCGGATGATGTGGGTCTCCACGTTCCACTCCGCGTGCGTGCGGATCCTGCGCCGCGAGGCCGAGAAGTTCAGCTACACCTCGTCGTTCAGCATCTACGACGCCGCCGACTCGCGCCGGCTCATGACGCTCGTGGTCAAGGACCTCGACCTCGACCCCAAGAAGGTCAACCCGCGCGCGGTCCTCAACTGGGTCTCGAACCACAAGAACGAGCTCGTCGACCACGAGGAGGCCGCCAAGCGTGCCTCCAACGGCACCGACGAGACCTACGCGCAGTGCTACGCCGAGTACCAGCGCCGGCTGCGTGCGGCCAATGCGATGGACTTCGACGACCTCATCATGAACACGGTCCACCTGTTCCAGGCCTGGCCCGAGGTCCGCGAGACGTACCGCCGCCGCTTCCGGCACGTGCTGGTCGACGAGTACCAGGACACCAACCACGCCCAGTACAGCCTCATCAAGGAGCTGTGCGACGAGGACTCCGACCTCATGGTGGTGGGCGACTCCGACCAGTCGATCTACGCCTTCCGCGGCGCCACGATCCGCAACATCCTCGAGTTCGAGGACGACTTCCCCGACGCCGACACCGTCCTGCTCGAGCAGAACTACCGCTCCACGCAGAACATCCTCGCCGCCGCCAATGGCGTCATCAGCCGCAATCCGGCGCGCCAGGACAAGAAGCTGTGGTCGGCCGAGGGCGACGGCGAGCTGCTGGTGGGCTACGTCGGCGACGACGAGCGCGACGAGGCCCAGTTCATCGCCGACGAGATCGACCGGCTCTCCGACCAGGGCATCGCCGCGGCCCGCGACGTGGCGGTGTTCTACCGCACCAACGCACAGAGCCGTGTGTTCGAGGAGGTCTTCATCCGCGTCGGCCTGCCCTACCGGGTCGTCGGCGGCGTGCGCTTCTACGAGCGCAAGGAGGTCAAGGACGCGCTGGCCTACCTGCGCGTGCTCGTGAACCCGCGCGACGCCGTGTCGCTGCGACGCGTGCTCAACGAGCCCAAGCGCGGCATCGGCGACCGGGCCGAGGGTGCCCTCGAGCGCTTCGCCTCGCGCCACGACGTCAGCTTCTGGGAGGCGATGACCCGCGTCGACGAGATCGACGAGCTGGCCACCCGCTCGCGCACCGCGATCTCCTCGTTCGCGCAGGTCCTGTCCGAGCTGATGGAGCTCGCCGCGTCCGGCGCCCCCGCCGACGCCGTGCTCGAGGCCGCCCTGACGAAGTCCGGCTACCTCACCGTGCTGGAGAACAGCACCGACCCGCAGGACGAGACGCGCGTGGAGAACCTCGCCGAGCTCGTCGCCTTCGCGCGCGAGTTCGTCGCCTCGGCCGCCACCCTCGACGAGGACGAGGAGCCCGACGACGGCGTCGTGCTCGCGGCAGGCTCGCTCGACGCCTTCCTCGAGCAGGTCGCGCTCGTCGCCGACGCCGACTCGGTGCCGGACTCCGACGACGGC carries:
- the pcrA gene encoding DNA helicase PcrA, producing MTLPFPVPSARPPRPGPGGPDAPSPKRRTARSDELLEGLNDAQRTAVSHTGGPLLVVAGAGSGKTRVLTRRIAWLIAARGAHPGSILAITFTNKAAAEMRERVADLVGGRARMMWVSTFHSACVRILRREAEKFSYTSSFSIYDAADSRRLMTLVVKDLDLDPKKVNPRAVLNWVSNHKNELVDHEEAAKRASNGTDETYAQCYAEYQRRLRAANAMDFDDLIMNTVHLFQAWPEVRETYRRRFRHVLVDEYQDTNHAQYSLIKELCDEDSDLMVVGDSDQSIYAFRGATIRNILEFEDDFPDADTVLLEQNYRSTQNILAAANGVISRNPARQDKKLWSAEGDGELLVGYVGDDERDEAQFIADEIDRLSDQGIAAARDVAVFYRTNAQSRVFEEVFIRVGLPYRVVGGVRFYERKEVKDALAYLRVLVNPRDAVSLRRVLNEPKRGIGDRAEGALERFASRHDVSFWEAMTRVDEIDELATRSRTAISSFAQVLSELMELAASGAPADAVLEAALTKSGYLTVLENSTDPQDETRVENLAELVAFAREFVASAATLDEDEEPDDGVVLAAGSLDAFLEQVALVADADSVPDSDDGVVTLMTLHTAKGLEFPVVFLTGLEDGVFPHLRSLGDPAELQEERRLAYVGITRARERLYLTRATVRSAWGAPSYNPASRFLEEIPPTLIDWKREASAPTQWAPRTPAASFRTSTVAARSKKKSTGEVVSLSPGDRVTHDSFGLGTVVTVEGTGQNSVASVDFGSAGVKRLLLRYAPLEKL